A single Dermacentor albipictus isolate Rhodes 1998 colony chromosome 3, USDA_Dalb.pri_finalv2, whole genome shotgun sequence DNA region contains:
- the LOC135903891 gene encoding myb/SANT-like DNA-binding domain-containing protein 1 — protein MATASGTDEQPPARQRKPRVQWSERDTWALIKLWEDNLPSLRAQKHNGGVYDGIAQALTSMGVPRTKAQVHSKIENLGQTYRSCLKHMTTGSSPPSWPFFSEVHRFLGSLPVHDTSLMEEAGCSESTTSSTASVEELIFDMLDSGSASCEDVAEDCSPSESPVQQVESRNLASGSSECARRKRRQPAGDFQERMLEEQRRQREQFADAHKMEMDLRKEGLKLQEKLVDAMLKFFSKN, from the exons ATGGCTACGGCGAGCGGTACCGACGAACAGCCTCCGGCACGCCAAAGAAAACCGCGGGTACAGTGGTCGGAGAGAGACACCTGGGCGTTAATCAAGTTATGGGAAGACAACCTGCCCTCGCTGCGTGCGCAGAAGCACAACGGAGGCGTTTACGATGGCATTGCACAAGCATTGACGAGCATGGGTGTACCTCGCACAAAGGCGCAAGTGCACAGCAAGATAGAGAACCTGGGACAGACCTACAG GAGCTGCCTGAAACACATGACAACAGGGTCATCACCGCCGAGCTGGCCATTCTTCTCCGAAGTCCATAGGTTTCTAGGATCCCTGCCTGTTCACGATACATCTTTAATGGAAGAGGCTGGGTGCAGCGAGAGCACAACAAGCAGCACTGCCTCCGTCGAAGAA CTGATCTTCGACATGCTTGATTCCGGCTCTGCTTCTTGTGAAGACGTCGCCGAAGATTGTTCACCTTCCGAGTCGCCAGTACAACAGGTTGAATCCAGGAACCTCGCAAGTGGCAGTTCCGAATGTGCCCGCAGGAAGAGAAGGCAACCGGCTGGCGACTTTCAAGAAAGGATGCTTGAGGAGCAGCGACGGCAGAGAGAGCAGTTTGCTGATGCGCACAAAATGGAAATGGATCTCCGTAAAGAGGGGCTCAAGTTGCAAGAGAAACTTGTAGATGCAATGTTGAAGTTTTTTAGTAAAAACTGA
- the LOC135903890 gene encoding uncharacterized protein, with translation MEVENMGDCTDTKEKVEIACILARILAAESEADAAKAVKDRIKRQLLLNGCTFYALALPTRVCNRSTWAFIRHEKWFEETVPHLGGHNFKQSFRVNPSTFRFLVESLRHVLEKQVTNMRDPITAEKRVAIGLYKLCSSAEDRTVANLFGVGRSSVNVIYREFCAAVVSVLESDWIRMITEEEMPRHIQEFEAVCDFPQAVGALDGCHFPISPPKKYATDYYNYKGWHSIILLALVDHKYRFRYCNVGAPGRCHDAHVFGVSRLSKIVNSPLFKAPVAAVGTTAVPPIILCDQAFPLTPNLMKPFGHRTVISEAERNFNCHLSGARRIVENAFGRLKARFRFIAKRMECSVGNARLAIRACCVLNNICEHFNDSVHPQWLSEVQQSNATFPQPSRRTEAEIGNASAIRTALVEYYKRRN, from the exons ATGGAGGTCGAGAATATGGGGGACTGCACGGACACGAAGGAAAAAGTCGAAATAGCATGCATTTTGGCAAGgattcttgctgcagagagcgaAGCAGACGCCGCAAAGGCAGTCAAAGACCGTATTAAGCGGCAGTTGCTACTCAACGGGTGTACATTTTATGCCTTGGCGCTTCCCACGAGAGTCTGCAACCGATCGACGTGGGCTTTCATCCGCCACGAAAAGTGGTTCGAGGAGACTGTGCCTCACCTCGGTGGCCACAACTTCAAGCAGTCGTTTCGAGTGAACCCCTCAACGTTCCGGTTTCTCGTGGAAAGTCTGCGCCATGTGCTCGAAAAACAAGTTACCAACATGCGTGACCCGATCACTGCGGAAAAGCGTGTCGCCATTGGCCTCTACAAATTGTGCTCTTCTGCCGAAGATAGAACTGTGGCAAACCTCTTCGGCGTTGGGCGCTCATCCGTCAACGTCATTTACAGAGAGTTTTGCGCAGCTGTTGTCTCTGTGCTCGAAAGTGACTGGATCAGAATGATTACTGAAGAGGAAATGCCTAGGCACATCCAAGAGTTCGAAGCCGTGTGCGATTTCCCTCAagctgtcggtgcccttgatggctGCCATTTCCCTATTTCGCCTCCAAAGAAGTACGCCACCGACTACTACAACTACAAGGGTTG gCACAGTATTATCCTACTAGCATTGGTCGACCACAAGTATCGATTCAGATACTGCAATGTCGGTGCCCCAGGACGCTGCCACGACGCACATGTGTTTGGTGTTTCACGGCTGTCGAAGATTGTCAACAGTCCCCTTTTCAAAGCACCTGTTGCCGCAGTGGGTACCACAGCAGTCCCACCGATAATATTATGCGATCAAGCATTTCCACTAACCCCAAACCTCATGAAGCCATTTGGACACCGAACTGTCATCAGTGAAGCTGAAAGGAATTTCAACTGTCATTTATCTGGAGCAAGGAGGATAGTTGAAAACGCATTCGGAAGGCTAAAGGCCCGGTTCCGTTTCATTGCGAAAAGAATGGAGTGTTCTGTTGGCAATGCCCGTTTGGCTATACGAGCATGCTGCGTGCTCAATAACATTTGCGAGCACTTCAACGACAGTGTCCACCCACAGTGGTTAAGTGAGGTGCAGCAGTCCAATGCTACATTTCCACAGCCATCACGCAGAACAGAAGCTGAAATTGGAAATGCATCCGCCATCAGGACAGCACTTGTGGAATATTACAAGCGAAGGAACTGA